atgttttctttttggATATAAACTGATAGTAATGTATTgtctataaataaatttgtaaatttggttgtaaaatatattatgtcgTTGTAAATGTctgtataatttaatttggttgttttttttttcgaattatcatttttttggttAGAGCCATTATTTATCGACATAtcattatctttattttttgtttctttttcagGACTTTTAAAATCGTAAACTTCTTCaatcaaaaaattttgtttatattcttttttttcaaatgatatatttgtttttttattttctatttgtggactattaaaaaataaaaagttttctttttcatctttttgacacaaatttattaactctgaacttttttttatattcctaatattttttttttcgtcatCACTTCTCtcatttatgttttttttaatatattgtgAATGAGACTTATCCAAATGTGTTTCTTTATTGTtgcttttttcattttcattattcttTTCGTCTTGTatggaattttttttactattatatatttttgtatatttttcaaaattttcaaaatctTTTAAAGCCTTATATGCTTCACATATTCTGTAATAACTTTTCAAATTGTTTGGATCGAGTTCCTTGGCTTTTATCGCATCATCCAAACTTTTCTCATATGCCCCAATtctttaaagaaaaaaacgaaaaataattaaaaaaataaagtatatttatttgtctAATTGTGTGCATATACAGTGAATATTATGACTAGCCATTTCAttgtgtaaaaataatatttttattttacgaCTAGCCATTTCAttgtgtaaaaataaatatgtttattttatagctagccatttttttttacttataaTATGCCAAAGATCTGTTTGTATACAAAATAGACGACGTGGGTACATAATGTATGCTTCGAGTGTAGTGGAAAATAGATAACTACAAAATTTTCcaaaatatacaaagaGATCGAATACAATGTGTATAAACATGTGCATGCATggttatagaaaaaaatgcaatcattaaaaataaattgtgAATGTAGAAATGTATATAcggaaaatatgaatatataagcataaaaaattcaaataaatgataaaaaataataataaaaatttcattttatacCTCATAGTCCCcttgtttaaataaaatattcccTTGCTCTTTTTCTTCCTCTGATTTTAGTAGAGAGTTGATATTTGCATTcatcataaataataagataagaaagtaaaaataatataattttaaataaatattttcaccaaaaaaaattgaggGCTAACCGTCTGATTTCCCTCTCTTCTTTGTATATCCAGGAATACATTACACATTCATATTAAACACGCATATAGATTcatatgcaaatatatgACTGATAAAGGATgtggatatatatatttcacacctccaattatttataacaatatataattttcgtAAGgagaatatttttgatacTTTTCCATTTATCAACGAAAACCATTTGGATGTAGTttgtagaaaaaaaaaacgtttTGAGAAATCAAGaaattggaaaaataaataaaaaaatcagataaataatgaaaataataaataatactaattgatgaaagaaaaatattatatgcataaaacgATAGGTGAGaaagaatattatttataaaacttTTTCAGTAGGGtacttttttcataaatttcCTTTGTAcgtattcctttttttttagaaatattttttgtattataatcaat
This portion of the Plasmodium chabaudi chabaudi strain AS genome assembly, chromosome: 3 genome encodes:
- a CDS encoding tetratricopeptide repeat protein, putative; amino-acid sequence: MMNANINSLLKSEEEKEQGNILFKQGDYELSIFHYTRSIHYVPTSSILYTNRSLAYYKIGAYEKSLDDAIKAKELDPNNLKSYYRICEAYKALKDFENFEKYTKIYNSKKNSIQDEKNNENEKSNNKETHLDKSHSQYIKKNINERSDDEKKNIRNIKKSSELINLCQKDEKENFLFFNSPQIENKKTNISFEKKEYKQNFLIEEVYDFKSPEKETKNKDNDMSINNGSNQKNDNSKKKTTKLNYTDIYNDIIYFTTKFTNLFIDNTLLSVYIQKENIKTKNYFRDYDLKKLKEKADTLFSQKKYVSAIDIYNDVLQSLESEKGIYYCTVLNNRSVCFVEMKKNRSALCDICKTLNILFSFFEEHKEKIKNLKDEPTQNEEKDSEHLFYPIDIDIYNDINGIYYQAHKILIKLLFRYIKFSHFYSSKFKLPSIDQVSSLMDMKGMEYLDRKEVEKLKDTVYSKL